Within Corynebacterium timonense, the genomic segment AAGTTCACCGCGTTGATGAGCACAACGGTGAAGATCGCGCTCACCGTCACGCCCTGCACCTGGTCGAAGATGAGGGTGGTCCCTCCCCCGACCGGCAGGTAGAAAACAGTGAAGACGAGGCCGAGCAAGCTCATGAGCACGGCGGCGAAGAACTGGCCGATGAGTTTGGTCAACGCCCCGAGCTCGTACAGGTCGTCGACGATGCCAACGATGACAATTGCCCCCGCACCCGCGAGCACCGCCGTCATCTCAGGTGTGACGGGCGCGAAGCCGCGGGTCAGCGCTGGTAGCTGCTGGGCGAGGAAGACCGCGGCGACGAACCCGGCGAACATGGCCAGACCGCCGACGGAGGGCGTCGGCTGCGTGTGTACGTCGCGCTGCCGGATCTCGGCGACGCGCCCCGTGCGCACGAGGAGCGAGCGAAGCGGCCCGGTTGCCAGGTACGTAATGGCGGCCGCGACGAGCAGCACGAGGGCGAGCTCGCGCAGCGGCACTCCCGCTCCGCTCATTTACGTCCTCCGCAGTTGCTCCGCGTCCAGGCCGAGGACCTCGCCGATGCGCTCGGCGGGAATGGCCCCCTCGCGCAGAATGACGGGCTGCGGCCCCGAGATGTCGATGATGGTGGACGCCTGCCCCACCTCTGACTCGCCGCCGTCGAGGTAGACGGAGACCGCGTCGCCGAATTGCTGCTTCGCCCCGGCCGCTGTGACGGGCGCGGGGCTTCCCGAGATGTTGGCGCTAGATACCGCCATCGGCCCGACCTCCCGCAGCAGCTCGATGGCGAGCGGCTGGTTGGGCATGCGGACGAGGACGGTGCCGCGCGTATCCCCGAGGTTCCACGGCAGGCTGGGCGCCTCGGGCACCACGATCGACAGCCCGCCGGGCCAGAAAGCCTCGACGAGGGTTTTCGCCGTC encodes:
- a CDS encoding L-threonylcarbamoyladenylate synthase, yielding MPSTIHNCLDPEGREKGLKAAVEALRAGQCVVLPTDTVYGIGADAFNNDAVARLLATKRRGPDMPVPVLVGSWMTIQGLVREFSETAKTLVEAFWPGGLSIVVPEAPSLPWNLGDTRGTVLVRMPNQPLAIELLREVGPMAVSSANISGSPAPVTAAGAKQQFGDAVSVYLDGGESEVGQASTIIDISGPQPVILREGAIPAERIGEVLGLDAEQLRRT